The genomic window AAAATTACGTTACATCCAATATCTATTTGTAGTGTTTTTGCTGCGTTTCCTTGGTTTATTGATATTTCTAGTGTTTCTCCGCTTCCAATTATTGTTAGTGGTTGGTTTGGTGGCACTTCAGCGTATGACGTGCATAGTTTTAGTTTCATGGTTTTTTCGCCTATTTTCACGTTTATTGTGTCTCCTTCGGTTATTCCTATTTCTTGTAGGTTTTTTGTTGTTATGTTTGTTATTATGTTTCCGAAGT from Candidatus Methanomethylicota archaeon includes these protein-coding regions:
- a CDS encoding SAM-dependent chlorinase/fluorinase → FGNIITNITTKNLQEIGITEGDTINVKIGEKTMKLKLCTSYAEVPPNQPLTIIGSGETLEISINQGNAAKTLQIDIGCNVILWKN